A DNA window from Streptomyces sp. 71268 contains the following coding sequences:
- a CDS encoding DUF202 domain-containing protein: MGRPARDPGLQPERTRMAWRRTTLAGAVVGVLAGRQAVIGGPRPLAVLAVALAGLVWLALLAVGQRRIRALAAPRPPALSPRAAVAAAGCAALLSVLGVGMLR, encoded by the coding sequence GTGGGTCGGCCGGCGCGCGATCCGGGGCTTCAGCCGGAGCGGACCCGGATGGCGTGGCGGCGGACGACGCTCGCGGGCGCCGTGGTGGGCGTGTTGGCCGGCCGGCAGGCGGTGATCGGGGGGCCACGGCCGCTGGCGGTGCTGGCGGTGGCGCTGGCCGGACTGGTGTGGCTGGCCCTGCTGGCCGTGGGACAACGCCGCATCCGGGCCCTGGCCGCGCCACGGCCGCCCGCCCTGTCCCCGCGGGCGGCCGTGGCAGCGGCCGGGTGCGCCGCGCTGCTGAGCGTGCTGGGCGTGGGCATGCTGCGGTAG
- a CDS encoding APC family permease, with protein sequence MKTGSPRGRAATAAEGRGRALRAGRVGTTGLLLSVAAASAPMMVVAGVMPTTYAVLGTVGQPLLFVLLGLVLMLFSFGYAEMGRHVQNAGAFYAYIARGLGGTVGAAAAVLALVAYSTLQVGIYGLFGFEVAGLVDEHLGVRVGWWVPALAGVALVGTLGWLRVDLNVRLLGVLLVVEVALVVTFVVVGVGDPGVDGLSPAAFEPDTLAGAGLGTALCFCLASFTGFEQAPVYAEETTRPQAVVARAMFLAVGLATLLFALGSWALGVAAGPSRVVELAEAQGPNMLFALTEDRLGGTFTNVMHVFYVTGMFAAMLSFHNVVARYAFAMGREGLLPSVFGRTGKFSGAPTYGSALQTSFSVAVVASFTLGDETGFGDPTVPVLRLFTWCGNVGALGVMVLMATTSVAVVAFFVRRGAARPQLARIACSGIAAGVLIAIICYAVKDFDVLLGAEPDSAPRWVLPGVVGATIVIGIGYGWLLRIARPAVHAEIGRGNHAFQLEKVATAPGKANKPSTAA encoded by the coding sequence ATGAAGACGGGTAGCCCGCGCGGGCGAGCGGCCACCGCGGCCGAGGGGCGGGGGCGCGCCCTGCGCGCGGGCCGCGTCGGCACCACCGGGCTCCTGTTGTCCGTGGCGGCGGCCAGCGCGCCGATGATGGTCGTGGCCGGCGTTATGCCGACCACCTACGCGGTGCTGGGCACCGTCGGTCAGCCACTGCTCTTCGTGCTCCTGGGCCTGGTGCTGATGTTGTTCAGCTTCGGCTACGCGGAGATGGGCCGGCACGTGCAGAACGCGGGCGCCTTCTACGCCTACATCGCCCGCGGGCTCGGCGGCACCGTCGGCGCCGCCGCGGCCGTGCTCGCCCTGGTCGCGTACAGCACGTTGCAGGTCGGCATCTACGGCCTCTTCGGGTTCGAGGTCGCCGGGCTCGTGGACGAACACCTCGGCGTGCGCGTCGGCTGGTGGGTCCCCGCCCTGGCCGGCGTGGCGCTCGTCGGGACGCTCGGCTGGCTGAGGGTCGACCTCAACGTGCGGCTGCTCGGCGTCCTGCTCGTGGTCGAGGTGGCGTTGGTGGTGACGTTCGTCGTGGTCGGCGTCGGCGACCCGGGCGTGGACGGCCTCTCCCCGGCCGCCTTCGAGCCCGACACCCTCGCCGGCGCCGGGCTCGGCACCGCGCTGTGCTTCTGCCTCGCCTCCTTCACCGGCTTCGAACAGGCCCCGGTGTACGCGGAGGAGACCACGCGGCCCCAGGCCGTCGTCGCGCGGGCGATGTTCCTCGCCGTGGGCCTCGCCACCCTCCTCTTCGCCCTCGGCTCCTGGGCGCTGGGCGTCGCCGCCGGCCCCTCGCGCGTGGTGGAGCTCGCCGAGGCGCAGGGCCCGAACATGCTCTTCGCCCTGACCGAGGATCGTTTGGGTGGCACGTTCACCAACGTCATGCACGTCTTCTACGTGACCGGTATGTTTGCCGCGATGCTCAGCTTCCACAACGTCGTGGCCCGCTATGCCTTTGCCATGGGCCGCGAGGGATTGTTGCCTTCCGTATTCGGCCGCACCGGCAAGTTCAGTGGTGCACCCACCTATGGGTCCGCACTTCAAACCTCCTTTTCCGTGGCAGTTGTTGCCAGCTTCACTCTCGGTGACGAAACGGGCTTCGGTGACCCGACCGTACCGGTGCTGCGCCTGTTCACCTGGTGCGGCAACGTCGGCGCGCTCGGCGTCATGGTCCTGATGGCGACCACGAGCGTGGCCGTCGTCGCCTTCTTCGTACGCCGCGGCGCCGCCCGCCCCCAACTGGCACGTATTGCCTGCTCAGGGATTGCCGCCGGGGTGCTGATAGCGATCATCTGCTACGCCGTCAAGGACTTCGACGTGCTCCTCGGGGCCGAGCCGGACTCCGCCCCACGCTGGGTGCTGCCCGGCGTCGTGGGCGCCACCATAGTGATCGGAATTGGTTACGGATGGTTGCTGCGGATAGCGCGGCCCGCCGTGCACGCCGAAATAGGTAGGGGCAATCACGCGTTCCAATTGGAGAAGGTCGCGACCGCTCCAGGGAAGGCGAATAAGCCCTCCACCGCCGCGTGA
- a CDS encoding (2Fe-2S) ferredoxin domain-containing protein produces MTSNADRRAPEARRAASRAPRAAATACKVTVCRGCCCGDARKVPGVDHAGQIARLREAVGASAAVRASDCLDVCDQANVMVVQPSPQGRAAGGRPVWLGLVNDDDALADIGSWLRAGGPGLAEPPGVLDLYAFTVSRRVREALED; encoded by the coding sequence ATGACGTCCAACGCCGACCGGCGCGCCCCCGAGGCTCGCCGCGCCGCTTCCCGGGCCCCCCGGGCCGCCGCCACCGCCTGCAAGGTGACCGTCTGCCGTGGCTGCTGCTGCGGTGACGCGCGCAAGGTGCCCGGCGTCGACCACGCCGGGCAGATCGCCCGGCTGCGTGAGGCGGTGGGAGCCTCGGCGGCGGTGCGCGCTTCGGACTGCCTCGACGTGTGTGACCAGGCCAACGTGATGGTCGTGCAGCCCTCGCCACAGGGTCGGGCGGCGGGCGGGCGGCCGGTGTGGCTCGGGCTGGTGAACGACGACGACGCGCTGGCCGACATCGGCAGTTGGCTGCGCGCGGGCGGCCCGGGCCTCGCCGAACCGCCCGGCGTGCTCGACCTCTACGCCTTCACGGTCTCGCGCCGGGTCCGCGAGGCCCTGGAGGACTGA
- a CDS encoding DUF202 domain-containing protein: MTSRDARPPTGGAPAGPGHGREGEPAGRRGRWRTARAEVGLWWAPAQVRAEGQTPDYRFSLANERTFLAWLRTALALIGGGFAVDQFLPDQDRPLRTVLAIALLVGGALCALRAVNHWLRCERAMRRGEDLPISRFPTVLALAVGLMSVVMVLVVALGGAG; encoded by the coding sequence ATGACCTCCCGCGATGCCCGCCCGCCGACCGGTGGGGCCCCCGCCGGACCCGGCCACGGCCGGGAGGGCGAACCGGCCGGCCGGCGCGGACGCTGGCGGACCGCGCGCGCGGAGGTCGGGCTGTGGTGGGCGCCGGCCCAGGTGCGGGCCGAGGGCCAGACGCCTGACTACCGGTTCTCGCTCGCCAACGAGCGCACGTTCCTCGCCTGGCTGCGTACGGCGCTCGCGCTGATCGGCGGCGGCTTCGCGGTGGACCAGTTCCTGCCGGACCAGGACCGGCCGCTGCGGACCGTGCTGGCGATCGCGCTGCTGGTGGGCGGGGCGCTGTGCGCGCTGCGCGCGGTCAACCACTGGCTGCGCTGCGAGCGGGCCATGCGGCGCGGCGAGGACCTGCCCATCTCGCGCTTCCCGACCGTCCTCGCGCTGGCGGTGGGCCTGATGTCGGTGGTGATGGTGCTGGTCGTGGCGCTGGGCGGGGCCGGCTAG
- a CDS encoding phosphotransferase family protein produces MSAGSPPPGPSPADDPGAAAPPGLDLARVRAFVERARPGLVDGPLRAQLIEGGRSNLTYAVTDGAARWVLRRPPLGHVLATAHDMGREYRVISALHPTRVPVPEPLALCEDESVTGSPFYVMEHVDGVPYRSAEQLAGLGPRATRELLFDLVDTLVELHAVDPAEVGLADFGRPDGYLERQLRRWSKQLAHSTSRELAGVEELLDGLTRALPTSPAPTVLHGDYRLDNVLVGADRAIAAVLDWEMSTLGDPLSDLGLLAMYTELPEVPNSPLSSVRGAPGHPSGAELVERYAARSGRDVGRVAWYVAFAFFKLAVIAEGIHYRYTLGQTVGAGFDRVGALVPLLVDRGLTTLEEG; encoded by the coding sequence ATGAGCGCAGGCAGCCCACCCCCGGGGCCATCGCCCGCCGACGACCCCGGGGCCGCCGCTCCCCCGGGGCTCGACCTGGCGCGGGTGCGGGCCTTCGTGGAGCGCGCGCGGCCCGGCCTGGTGGACGGGCCGCTGCGGGCCCAGCTCATCGAGGGCGGCCGGTCCAACCTCACCTACGCCGTCACCGACGGGGCCGCCCGGTGGGTCCTGCGCCGCCCGCCGCTGGGCCACGTGCTGGCCACCGCGCACGACATGGGGCGCGAGTACCGGGTCATCAGCGCCCTGCACCCGACGCGCGTGCCGGTGCCCGAGCCGCTGGCGCTGTGCGAGGACGAGTCGGTGACCGGCTCGCCGTTCTACGTCATGGAGCACGTCGACGGCGTCCCGTACCGCAGCGCCGAACAGCTCGCCGGGCTGGGCCCGCGGGCCACCCGGGAGCTGCTGTTCGACCTGGTGGACACGTTGGTGGAGCTGCACGCGGTGGACCCGGCCGAGGTGGGGTTGGCCGACTTCGGCCGGCCCGACGGCTACCTGGAGCGCCAGCTCCGGCGCTGGAGCAAGCAGTTGGCGCACTCCACCAGCCGGGAGCTGGCCGGCGTCGAGGAGTTGCTGGACGGGCTGACCAGGGCGCTGCCCACCTCGCCGGCGCCGACCGTCCTGCACGGCGACTACCGCCTGGACAACGTGCTGGTCGGCGCGGATCGCGCCATCGCCGCCGTCCTGGACTGGGAGATGTCCACGCTCGGCGACCCGCTGAGCGACCTGGGCCTGCTCGCGATGTACACGGAGCTGCCCGAGGTGCCCAACTCCCCGCTCAGCAGCGTGCGCGGCGCCCCGGGGCACCCGTCGGGCGCCGAGCTGGTCGAGCGGTACGCGGCGCGCTCGGGCCGCGACGTGGGCCGCGTCGCGTGGTACGTCGCGTTCGCGTTCTTCAAGCTCGCCGTGATCGCGGAGGGCATCCACTACCGCTACACGCTCGGGCAGACCGTGGGTGCCGGGTTCGACCGGGTCGGCGCGCTGGTCCCGCTGCTCGTCGACCGCGGCCTGACCACCCTTGAGGAGGGCTGA
- a CDS encoding glycoside hydrolase family 6 protein, whose protein sequence is MRQVDRPRPSAWRGAAAAGGIAALVLALGGCLPHDVAAPAPPPVADPHPAAASAPQPADPRPNTPAPPPADGPTDARPTAPADRPDQADPALRAERTEDPGPDWTPNPGWDSDPGWNPDPDQDPDGLSGELWHDPSSAAARQVRAWRAEGRLAEARLLRVLADQPTAEWIGDEPRQKAHRVTESARASGRMPVLVGYHIPYRDCGNHSAGGAPDGAAYRRWAHDLAAGIGDREALVILEPDAVAQVVEGCVPAELRGERLDLLRHAVVTLSGLPGTRVYLDAGNAGWVPDPARLVPSLQRAGIAYADGFALNVSNFHTTRTSVDYGYRLSHLLDGAHFVIDTSRNGRGPAEDDGLGDTWCNPPGRAIGQPPTTRTGRPRVDAYLWIKRPGESDGTCRGGPPAGQWWPSYALELARNAGG, encoded by the coding sequence GTGAGACAGGTAGACCGGCCTCGGCCGTCGGCATGGCGCGGTGCGGCGGCGGCCGGCGGGATCGCGGCACTGGTCCTCGCGCTCGGCGGCTGTCTGCCGCACGACGTGGCAGCCCCGGCACCGCCACCCGTGGCCGACCCGCACCCGGCCGCGGCCTCCGCCCCGCAGCCCGCCGACCCGCGCCCGAACACCCCCGCCCCACCGCCCGCCGACGGCCCGACCGACGCCCGCCCGACCGCCCCAGCCGATCGGCCCGACCAGGCCGACCCAGCGCTGCGCGCGGAGCGGACCGAGGACCCGGGCCCGGACTGGACCCCGAACCCGGGCTGGGACTCGGACCCGGGCTGGAACCCGGATCCGGACCAGGATCCGGACGGCCTCTCGGGTGAGTTGTGGCACGACCCGAGCAGCGCCGCGGCCCGCCAGGTACGGGCCTGGCGCGCCGAGGGCCGGTTGGCCGAGGCGAGGCTGCTCCGGGTCCTCGCGGACCAGCCGACCGCGGAGTGGATCGGCGACGAGCCGCGACAGAAGGCCCACCGCGTCACCGAGTCCGCCCGGGCGAGCGGGCGGATGCCGGTACTCGTCGGCTACCACATCCCGTACCGGGACTGCGGCAACCACTCGGCGGGCGGCGCGCCCGACGGCGCCGCCTACCGGCGGTGGGCGCACGACCTGGCCGCCGGCATCGGCGACCGCGAGGCGCTGGTGATCCTGGAGCCGGACGCGGTGGCCCAGGTGGTCGAAGGCTGCGTACCGGCCGAACTACGCGGCGAGCGGCTCGACCTGCTCCGGCACGCGGTGGTCACGCTCTCCGGGCTGCCGGGGACGCGGGTCTACCTCGACGCGGGCAACGCGGGCTGGGTCCCCGACCCGGCCCGTCTGGTGCCCTCGCTCCAGCGGGCCGGCATCGCGTACGCGGACGGCTTCGCGCTGAACGTGTCCAACTTCCACACCACGCGGACAAGCGTGGACTACGGCTACCGGCTCTCCCACCTCCTCGACGGCGCCCACTTCGTCATCGACACCTCCCGCAACGGCCGCGGCCCCGCGGAGGACGACGGCCTGGGCGACACCTGGTGCAACCCACCCGGCCGAGCCATCGGCCAACCCCCGACCACCCGAACCGGCCGCCCCCGCGTGGACGCCTACCTCTGGATCAAGCGCCCCGGCGAGTCCGACGGCACCTGCCGCGGCGGCCCACCGGCGGGACAGTGGTGGCCCTCCTACGCGCTGGAGCTGGCGCGCAACGCGGGCGGGTAG
- a CDS encoding FAD-binding dehydrogenase, producing MAYDADVIVVGAGLAGLAATAELVDAGRTVILLDQEPEASLGGQAHWSFGGLFLVDSPEQRRLRIRDSHALAWQDWQGTAGFDRPEDRWPRRWAKAYVDFAAGEKRAWLRARGVRFFPVVGWAERGGYDATGHGNSVPRFHITWGTGPGLLAPFERRVRAGVERGLVRLRFRHRVTGLISTAGDLDTVSGEVLAPSDAERGTPSGREVTGAFELRAQAVIVTSGGIGGNHELVRRNWPRRLGMPPGHLISGVPEYVDGAMLGVAERAGARLINRDRMWHYTEGIANWDPIWPRHGIRILSGPSPLWVDAVGKRLPVPLFPGFDTLGTLEHIMRTGYDYTWFLLTQKIIAKEFTLSGSEQNPDLTGKDVRGVLGRVGGGVPGPVRAFMDRGEDFVVEHNLTDLVRRMNELTEADPRRRSGHIDEGELRRELAARDRELTNRFTKDLQVTALHGARGYLGDRLIRTAAPHPMLDPKAGPLIAVRLNILTRKTLGGLETDLSARVLTDDGSPLPGLYAAGEAAGFGGGGVHGYRALEGTFLGGCLFSGRTAGRAAAAAVD from the coding sequence ATGGCGTACGACGCTGATGTCATCGTGGTCGGAGCGGGACTCGCGGGGCTCGCCGCCACCGCCGAACTGGTCGACGCGGGGCGCACGGTCATCCTGCTCGACCAGGAGCCCGAAGCCTCGCTCGGCGGGCAGGCGCACTGGTCCTTCGGCGGCCTCTTCCTGGTCGACTCGCCCGAGCAGCGCCGGCTGCGCATCCGCGACAGCCACGCGCTGGCCTGGCAGGACTGGCAGGGCACGGCCGGCTTCGACCGCCCCGAGGACCGCTGGCCGCGCCGCTGGGCCAAGGCGTACGTGGACTTCGCGGCCGGCGAGAAGCGGGCCTGGTTGCGCGCGCGGGGCGTGCGGTTCTTCCCCGTCGTCGGCTGGGCCGAGCGCGGCGGCTACGACGCCACCGGACACGGCAACTCGGTGCCCCGCTTCCACATCACCTGGGGCACCGGTCCCGGCCTGCTCGCGCCCTTCGAGCGGCGGGTGCGCGCCGGCGTGGAACGCGGCCTGGTCCGCCTCCGGTTCCGGCACCGGGTCACCGGACTCATCAGCACCGCCGGCGACCTGGACACCGTCAGCGGCGAGGTGCTGGCGCCCTCCGACGCCGAGCGCGGCACGCCCAGCGGTCGCGAGGTCACCGGCGCCTTCGAACTGCGGGCCCAGGCGGTCATCGTCACCTCGGGCGGCATCGGCGGCAACCACGAACTGGTGCGCCGCAACTGGCCCCGCCGCCTCGGCATGCCGCCGGGGCACCTGATCTCCGGGGTGCCCGAGTACGTGGACGGGGCCATGCTGGGCGTCGCCGAGCGGGCCGGCGCCCGACTGATCAACCGCGACCGGATGTGGCACTACACCGAGGGCATCGCCAACTGGGACCCGATCTGGCCCCGGCACGGCATCCGCATCCTGTCCGGGCCGTCCCCGCTGTGGGTGGACGCGGTCGGCAAGCGGCTGCCGGTGCCGCTCTTCCCGGGCTTCGACACCCTGGGCACCCTCGAACACATCATGCGCACCGGCTACGACTACACCTGGTTCCTGCTCACCCAGAAGATCATCGCGAAGGAGTTCACGCTCTCGGGCTCCGAGCAGAACCCCGACCTGACGGGCAAGGACGTGCGCGGGGTGCTCGGCCGGGTCGGTGGCGGCGTGCCGGGCCCGGTGCGGGCGTTCATGGACCGTGGCGAGGACTTCGTCGTCGAGCACAACCTGACCGACCTGGTGCGCCGGATGAACGAGCTGACCGAGGCCGACCCACGGCGCAGGTCCGGCCACATCGACGAGGGCGAACTGCGCCGCGAACTCGCCGCCCGCGACCGCGAACTGACCAACAGGTTCACCAAGGACCTCCAGGTCACCGCCCTGCACGGGGCCCGCGGCTACCTCGGCGACCGTCTGATCCGCACCGCCGCGCCACACCCCATGCTCGACCCCAAGGCCGGCCCGCTGATCGCCGTGCGGCTCAACATCCTCACCCGCAAGACCCTCGGCGGCCTGGAGACCGACCTCTCCGCACGGGTGCTCACCGACGACGGCTCGCCGCTGCCCGGCCTGTACGCGGCGGGGGAGGCCGCCGGGTTCGGCGGCGGCGGGGTTCACGGCTACCGCGCGCTGGAGGGCACCTTCCTCGGCGGCTGCCTCTTCTCCGGCCGTACGGCGGGCCGCGCGGCGGCAGCGGCGGTCGACTAG
- a CDS encoding NUDIX domain-containing protein codes for MADETPRSADEVLDVVDELDRVVGQAPRGEVYARGLRHRCVFILARDAAGRVFVHRRTERKLVFPGLYDMFVGGVVGAGESYEEAALREAEEELGVSGLPAPTPLFSFRFERPGKSWWCHVYEVRCDLPVDPQVEEVAWHAFLTEEELAARLDEWEWVPDGAEAYERLLAWRAARPADAR; via the coding sequence ATGGCTGATGAGACGCCCCGGTCGGCGGATGAGGTACTGGACGTCGTGGACGAGCTCGACCGGGTGGTGGGCCAGGCGCCGCGCGGCGAGGTCTACGCCCGGGGGCTGCGGCACCGCTGCGTGTTCATCCTGGCCAGGGACGCCGCCGGCCGCGTCTTCGTACACCGGCGCACCGAGCGCAAGCTCGTCTTCCCGGGGCTGTACGACATGTTCGTGGGCGGCGTGGTGGGGGCCGGCGAGTCGTACGAGGAGGCCGCGCTGCGCGAGGCCGAGGAGGAGCTGGGCGTCAGCGGGCTGCCCGCGCCGACGCCGCTGTTCTCCTTCCGCTTCGAGCGCCCGGGCAAGTCCTGGTGGTGCCACGTCTACGAGGTGCGCTGCGACCTGCCGGTCGATCCGCAGGTGGAGGAGGTCGCCTGGCACGCCTTCCTCACCGAGGAGGAGTTGGCGGCCAGGCTGGACGAGTGGGAGTGGGTGCCGGACGGGGCGGAGGCGTACGAGCGGCTGTTGGCCTGGCGGGCCGCCCGGCCGGCGGACGCGCGCTGA
- a CDS encoding primary-amine oxidase, producing MTCCESSVSDAKALAHPLDPLTAQEIATARRVLAEAGKITDDTRFPLVLPHEPDRHTVASHRPGDPVVRRVRVTLLDRASGVAAEAIVDVTAEALLSYRPLDATKEGQPPILFGEFDLCDEIVKNDPGWQRAMAERGITDTSLAVVAPLAAGDLVIDGEPGRRLLRSPTYLRCSNSDNAWAHPVAGLVADVDVIERRVVRLIDTGAVPVPTECARYEPEFTGPPRTDVRPLRITQPDGPSFRLTGHRIDWLGWNMRIDFNGREGLVLHGISYRDGDRERPVLHRASLAEMAVAYGEADEARNWVAFLDGGEYTLGRNANALQLGCDCLGEIHYLDAVVADDFGNPETLTNAICIHEEDIGLLWKHTDIFNEMAAHSRRARRLVISYIATVGNYDYAFYWYFHQDGSIAFEVKSTGIVQTTAVEPGTGSPHGTEIAPGLVAPYHQHLFCVRLDVAVDGDRNSVHEVDAVPVPPGPANPNGNAFTIRTTPLTDSADGARLADPTTSRHWRISNPSVRNRVGQPVAYALIPQPSPVLLAQPDAAVTRRVAYATKHLWVTRRADDRRYPAGDYPNQHPGEAGVPRWTRAGESLEDTELTVWHTFGPTHLPRSEEWPVMPVDHCGFTFRPTGFFDRNPALNLPAEQKM from the coding sequence ATGACCTGCTGCGAATCCTCGGTCTCGGACGCGAAGGCACTGGCGCACCCGCTCGATCCGCTGACCGCACAGGAGATCGCCACCGCCCGGCGCGTCCTCGCCGAGGCGGGCAAGATCACCGACGACACCCGGTTCCCGCTCGTCCTGCCGCACGAGCCCGACCGGCACACCGTCGCCTCGCACCGCCCGGGCGACCCCGTCGTGCGCCGGGTGCGGGTCACCCTGCTCGACCGGGCCAGCGGCGTCGCCGCCGAGGCCATCGTCGACGTGACCGCCGAGGCGCTCCTCTCCTACCGGCCCCTGGACGCCACGAAGGAGGGGCAACCGCCCATCCTCTTCGGCGAGTTCGACCTCTGCGACGAGATCGTCAAGAACGACCCGGGCTGGCAGCGCGCGATGGCCGAGCGCGGCATCACCGACACCAGCCTGGCCGTCGTCGCCCCGCTGGCCGCCGGCGACCTGGTCATCGACGGCGAGCCCGGGCGCCGCCTGCTGCGCTCGCCCACCTACCTGCGCTGCTCCAACTCCGACAACGCCTGGGCGCACCCGGTGGCCGGACTGGTCGCCGACGTGGACGTCATCGAGCGGCGCGTCGTACGCCTGATCGACACCGGCGCCGTGCCCGTGCCCACCGAATGCGCCCGCTACGAACCGGAGTTCACCGGACCGCCGCGCACCGACGTGCGACCGCTGCGCATCACCCAGCCCGACGGTCCCTCCTTCCGCCTCACCGGGCACCGGATCGACTGGCTGGGCTGGAACATGCGCATCGACTTCAACGGCCGCGAGGGCCTGGTGCTGCACGGGATCTCCTACCGCGACGGCGACCGCGAACGCCCGGTGCTGCACCGGGCCTCGCTCGCCGAGATGGCCGTCGCGTACGGCGAGGCCGACGAGGCCCGCAACTGGGTGGCCTTCCTGGACGGCGGCGAGTACACCCTCGGACGCAACGCCAACGCGCTCCAGCTCGGCTGCGACTGCCTCGGCGAGATCCACTACCTGGACGCCGTCGTCGCCGACGACTTCGGCAACCCCGAGACGCTGACCAACGCGATCTGCATCCACGAGGAGGACATCGGCCTGCTCTGGAAGCACACCGACATCTTCAACGAGATGGCCGCCCACAGCCGCCGCGCGCGACGGCTGGTCATCTCCTACATCGCGACCGTCGGCAACTACGACTACGCCTTCTACTGGTACTTCCACCAGGACGGTTCCATCGCCTTCGAGGTGAAGTCCACCGGCATCGTCCAGACCACCGCCGTGGAACCCGGCACCGGCTCGCCGCACGGCACCGAGATCGCGCCGGGCCTGGTCGCCCCCTACCACCAGCACCTGTTCTGCGTACGGCTCGACGTGGCGGTGGACGGCGACCGCAACTCCGTGCACGAGGTGGACGCGGTCCCGGTGCCGCCCGGCCCGGCCAACCCCAACGGCAACGCGTTCACCATCCGCACCACGCCCCTGACCGACAGCGCCGACGGCGCCCGACTCGCCGACCCGACGACGTCCCGACACTGGCGGATCTCCAACCCGTCCGTACGCAACCGCGTGGGCCAGCCCGTGGCGTACGCGCTGATCCCGCAGCCGAGCCCGGTCCTCCTCGCCCAGCCCGACGCGGCGGTCACCCGCCGGGTCGCGTACGCCACCAAGCACCTGTGGGTGACCCGGCGCGCCGATGACCGGCGCTACCCGGCGGGCGACTACCCCAACCAGCACCCGGGCGAGGCCGGCGTCCCGCGCTGGACGCGGGCCGGCGAGTCGCTGGAGGACACCGAACTCACCGTGTGGCACACCTTCGGCCCCACCCACCTGCCGCGGTCGGAGGAGTGGCCGGTCATGCCCGTCGACCACTGCGGCTTCACCTTCCGCCCCACCGGCTTCTTCGACCGCAACCCCGCCCTGAACCTGCCGGCCGAGCAGAAGATGTAG
- a CDS encoding MBL fold metallo-hydrolase produces the protein MSHSSAATTWAAATEPYSVQLAAGVHAYVQPDGGWCLNNAGYVSDGRSTVLVDTAATERRARVLRETVLASGAPLPQVLVNTHHHGDHTYGNWVFLPEATTVGHAACRTETLASGRQLHAIWPEVDFGAVEIAPPTLTYTDSLTLYVGEIEVRLHHPGVAHTRGDTIVWLPEQRVVYTGDLVFHGGTPFVLMGSLAGSLAAVAQLRALGAETVVPGHGTVTGPEVYDTVERYLRYVGELAEHGHKEGRTPLEVARAADLGEFGTLRESERLVANLHRAYAELDGLPPGAPLDVATIFAEMAVLNGGRPVACHA, from the coding sequence ATGTCCCACAGCAGCGCCGCCACCACCTGGGCGGCGGCCACCGAGCCGTACTCCGTCCAACTGGCCGCGGGCGTCCACGCGTACGTCCAACCGGACGGCGGCTGGTGCCTGAACAACGCGGGGTACGTCAGCGACGGACGCAGCACGGTGCTGGTGGACACGGCGGCGACGGAGCGGCGGGCGCGGGTGCTGCGCGAGACGGTGCTCGCCAGCGGGGCGCCGCTGCCGCAGGTGCTGGTGAACACCCACCACCACGGCGACCACACCTACGGCAACTGGGTGTTCCTGCCCGAGGCCACCACCGTGGGACACGCCGCGTGCCGTACCGAGACGCTGGCAAGCGGGCGCCAGTTGCACGCGATCTGGCCCGAGGTGGACTTCGGCGCCGTCGAGATCGCCCCGCCGACCCTCACCTACACCGACTCGCTGACCCTGTACGTCGGCGAGATCGAGGTGCGGTTGCACCACCCGGGCGTCGCGCACACCAGGGGCGACACCATCGTGTGGCTGCCGGAGCAGCGCGTCGTCTACACCGGCGACCTGGTCTTCCACGGCGGCACCCCGTTCGTGCTGATGGGCTCGCTGGCCGGCTCCCTGGCGGCCGTGGCGCAGTTGCGGGCGCTGGGCGCGGAGACGGTCGTGCCGGGGCACGGGACGGTCACCGGGCCCGAGGTGTACGACACGGTGGAGCGCTACCTGCGGTACGTGGGCGAGCTGGCCGAGCACGGGCACAAGGAGGGCCGTACGCCGCTGGAGGTGGCGCGCGCGGCCGACCTCGGCGAGTTCGGCACGCTGCGCGAGAGCGAGCGGCTGGTGGCCAACCTGCACCGGGCCTACGCGGAGCTGGACGGGCTGCCGCCGGGCGCCCCGCTGGACGTGGCGACGATCTTCGCCGAGATGGCGGTGCTCAACGGCGGTCGCCCGGTGGCCTGCCACGCCTGA